Proteins from a genomic interval of Calditrichota bacterium:
- a CDS encoding M48 family metalloprotease, with the protein MSALQRDLVKLILVATILFPMTTCSSSVGKRHQVRLITVDQELELGRLCAKEVARSYPALADSEAEKYVAQLGRRIAAHSDWAGLNFAFRVIDSEEVYSFALPGGYVYVSRGMLELLDTACELAAVLAHEVAHGACRHGAEQVSARYGLALASESLFGANPALARQVVAELFTSRGILAYGRPAEEEADARAVSYLEKAGYDPQGLVRVVERLRVVEEQRPQALAKWRVTHDPAKQRLKWVKRTVRRLSIPEGLVEDEPDFRQIKSRLQG; encoded by the coding sequence GTGTCTGCACTCCAGCGGGATCTCGTCAAGCTCATTCTGGTCGCAACAATTCTCTTTCCCATGACGACCTGTTCCTCTTCGGTCGGCAAGCGTCACCAGGTGAGACTCATCACCGTTGACCAGGAGTTAGAGCTGGGGAGGCTGTGTGCGAAGGAGGTAGCGCGGAGCTACCCGGCCCTCGCCGACAGCGAGGCGGAGAAGTACGTCGCTCAGCTGGGCCGGCGCATCGCGGCACACTCGGACTGGGCAGGCTTGAACTTTGCGTTCCGCGTCATCGACTCCGAGGAGGTATACAGCTTTGCGCTTCCAGGCGGTTACGTCTACGTCTCGAGAGGCATGCTCGAGCTGCTGGACACGGCCTGCGAGCTTGCGGCGGTTCTGGCCCATGAGGTAGCGCACGGAGCGTGCCGACACGGCGCCGAGCAGGTGAGCGCCCGCTATGGCTTGGCCCTGGCGTCAGAGTCACTCTTTGGGGCAAACCCGGCTCTCGCACGGCAGGTAGTGGCAGAGCTTTTCACCTCAAGAGGAATTCTTGCCTACGGCCGCCCGGCAGAAGAGGAAGCCGATGCACGCGCAGTTAGCTACCTGGAAAAGGCCGGTTACGACCCGCAAGGCCTGGTGCGCGTGGTAGAACGCCTGCGCGTGGTGGAGGAGCAGCGGCCGCAGGCCCTGGCTAAATGGCGCGTCACCCATGATCCGGCCAAACAGAGGCTGAAGTGGGTCAAACGGACAGTGAGGCGTCTCTCGATCCCCGAGGGATTGGTGGAGGACGAGCCCGATTTTCGTCAAATCAAGAGCCGGCTGCAAGGTTGA
- a CDS encoding DUF948 domain-containing protein → MLTSISVTVIAAFIVIFVLALIPVLWQIRRAAKEAEKLMETVRLQIAPVAHDVARVVDDVRDLVKQAQRQMGKVEESVDAVRDTVVKLRDVESLLRDRIEKPLLGIVGTVGALLKGVRVFLQYVRK, encoded by the coding sequence ATGTTGACGTCCATTAGCGTCACGGTCATTGCCGCCTTTATTGTCATTTTTGTCCTCGCGCTCATTCCGGTGCTGTGGCAGATCAGGCGTGCCGCTAAGGAGGCCGAGAAGCTGATGGAGACGGTCCGCCTCCAGATAGCGCCTGTTGCGCATGACGTGGCACGGGTGGTCGACGACGTACGCGACCTCGTCAAGCAGGCGCAGCGGCAGATGGGCAAGGTGGAAGAGAGCGTCGATGCAGTGCGCGACACGGTAGTCAAACTGCGCGACGTGGAGAGTTTGCTCCGCGACCGCATCGAGAAGCCTCTGCTTGGCATCGTCGGCACCGTGGGGGCGCTGCTCAAGGGCGTGCGCGTCTTTTTGCAGTACGTCCGCAAGTAG
- a CDS encoding YtxH domain-containing protein: MNKEGGAFLKGFLIGGAVGAIIALLYAPKSGKETREDIKKRTEEFLEEADRELAELKRRAATLVGEGRRRAAELAEEAEEKVEQAKSAVAEKTGRLRRAVEAGARTFAEEKGKKGAES; the protein is encoded by the coding sequence ATGAACAAGGAAGGCGGTGCTTTTCTGAAGGGGTTTTTGATTGGTGGAGCCGTTGGCGCCATCATTGCGCTGCTGTACGCCCCTAAATCCGGGAAAGAGACGCGCGAAGATATCAAGAAGCGCACCGAGGAGTTCCTTGAGGAGGCCGACCGCGAGCTGGCAGAGCTCAAGAGACGCGCGGCCACGCTGGTGGGCGAAGGACGCCGTCGTGCCGCAGAGCTGGCAGAGGAGGCCGAGGAGAAGGTAGAGCAGGCCAAGAGCGCTGTGGCGGAAAAGACGGGGCGCTTGCGCCGGGCGGTGGAGGCTGGTGCTCGCACCTTCGCCGAAGAAAAGGGCAAGAAAGGCGCAGAAAGCTAA